CGATACCGGTGGCTGAGTGCGCAATTTCAGAACTGATTCGCGCCAACAATGGCAAACCCGCGCGGTACAGGTGATGGGCTAAACGGTGATGAATGACCGCGAGCACGCCGGGATAGCACAGCAGCACTTCATCGACGCTACGCGCAGCCGGGTCACCGTGGTAAGCAGCCAATACGTCGGTGTCGAGCAGAACGCGCATGGTGGGAAGCGCGGCAGCGAACTCTTGAATCAACCGAGTTACATGGTCTTCGACAGCGCTGACCTCATCGCCTCGCTGGCGCGCCACATAGCGTAACTCCAAACGTGCCTGAGCCAGCAAAGCATTAAGCGCGACGTCGAGGGTATGGCCGACATAAAAGTCCTCGCTCTCTTCACGCAAGTCTACCGGGCCCAAACGCATCGGAAAAAGTGCGCCGCACAGCGCTTCAAGAATGTCGCGCATGGCGGCGCGCGAAGGCAATTCACGGCCACCCAGCTCTCCACTGACCCGGCCATTACGCTGGCGCCAATCATCCCGTGCTTCACGCAGTTGACTAACGATTTGCTGCAACTGCCAGTTGCCAGCACGGTTGTCGGCGGATGCGTCTGAAATATCGCTCACGCTCATCACTCCTCTTTAGGCTTCACGCCGATGATTGACCCACTTTACGGCAAACCTTAGACACGAAAAAATAACAATTTAAGTAAGGTCTTTTATCTGGCAGATACGCTGCGCGCTTCTTACAGCTTACCGTCAGGTTAGGCGCAGTTGCCCGCGAGGCGGGCCATCGCGGGCAAGCGTCTACGGCATCGCTATAGGTATATACAAATGTTGCAGCCACCCGGCGTGACTGCCTATAGTCCATCGACTTACTTCGCTGGCCATTTAAACCACCATGATCAAACATCAGCTCACCCGCTTTAATCGTCTTGAATTACTTGGCGCACCCACCGCGCTGGAAAAGCTTGAGCGGTTATCCACTTGGGTGGGCCGGGACATTTATGTAAAGCGTGACGATACGACAACACTGGCGTTGGGCGGCAACAAGGTGCGCAAGCTTGAATACTTGGCGGCCGATGCGCTGGCACAGGGCGCAGATACCTTGATCACTGCCGGTGGACTGCAATCCAATCACGCGCGACAAACAGCGGCCCTGGCAGCGCGCCTGGGTCTGGGGTGCGTAGTGCTGCTGGAAAATCCCTTGGCCACTAACGATCCCAATTACGTCAGCAATGGCAATCGCCTGCTGCTGAGCCTCTTCGACGCCAAGGTCGAACTCGTGGATAACCTGAACAACGCCGACGACCAGTTGCAAGCTCTTGCGATGCGTCTACGGGCCAGCGGCAAAAAACCGTACAGCATCCCTATCGGAGGATCCAATGCGCTGGGCGCTTTGGGTTATGTGCGGGCAGGTCTGGAGCTGGCTGACCAGATCCAACAAACAGGCTTGGCATTCTCGGCCGTGGTACTTGCGTCAGGCAGTGCAGGTACGCACAGCGGGTTGGCCTTGGGGCTTAGCGAGGCGCTGCCCGATCTGTCGGTAATCGG
The nucleotide sequence above comes from Pseudomonas sp. AB6. Encoded proteins:
- the epsC gene encoding serine O-acetyltransferase EpsC — its product is MSVSDISDASADNRAGNWQLQQIVSQLREARDDWRQRNGRVSGELGGRELPSRAAMRDILEALCGALFPMRLGPVDLREESEDFYVGHTLDVALNALLAQARLELRYVARQRGDEVSAVEDHVTRLIQEFAAALPTMRVLLDTDVLAAYHGDPAARSVDEVLLCYPGVLAVIHHRLAHHLYRAGLPLLARISSEIAHSATGIDIHPGAQIGGSFFIDHGTGVVIGETAIIGERVRIYQAVTLGAKRFPADEDGQLQKGHARHPIVEDDVVIYAGATILGRITIGKGSTVGGNVWLTRSVPAGCNVSQANLLQKDDCLK
- a CDS encoding D-cysteine desulfhydrase, which encodes MIKHQLTRFNRLELLGAPTALEKLERLSTWVGRDIYVKRDDTTTLALGGNKVRKLEYLAADALAQGADTLITAGGLQSNHARQTAALAARLGLGCVVLLENPLATNDPNYVSNGNRLLLSLFDAKVELVDNLNNADDQLQALAMRLRASGKKPYSIPIGGSNALGALGYVRAGLELADQIQQTGLAFSAVVLASGSAGTHSGLALGLSEALPDLSVIGVTVSRSDEAQRPKVQDLAERTAELLGIDLPGSFKVQLWDEYFAPGYGAPNAGTLAAIKLVASQEGLLLDPVYTGKAMAGLLDGHGRQRFDEGPIIFLHTGGAPALFAYPDVF